GAAGGCTTCATGACCTACACGTCGCAAACCGTTCCGGCCGCGAATCCGACCTACTGGGGCTGCCGCTGGGTCCGCGGAATCATGGGCGCGAATACATCGAGCCGCATCGACGACATTCGCGACGGCACGAGCAGCACGATTCTGCTCGCCGAAATTCGAGCCGGAGTGACCTCGTTCGATCCGCGCGGCTGCTGGGCGATGAGCGGCAGTTCCAGCGCGCTTTGGGCCGAGGGCTGCGTCGGCACCGATGATGGTCCGAATTCCACCGCCAGCGGCGGCGATGCGATCCCGAACTGCTCCGCGGTGCAATCGGCCGTCGGTAGCGCGACGCAACTGATCAAGATCGGCATGTCGTGTTCGCAAAGCAGTTATGGCCTCGATCAGCAAACTGCCCGCAGCCTGCACAACGGCGGCGTGAATGTCTGCTTCGCCGACGGAAGCGTACACTTCATTACCGATTCGATCGAAGTCGGCTCGCCCAGCCAAGGATCGACGATCGCCGCGCTGGCAAACACTCCGACCGGCACTCAGCCGACGCTCGGCGTGTGGGACAAGCTTCTGTTGTCGAACGACAACTTGCCAATCCCCGGCAACTCTTATTAGGCTTTCGCTCAAACACTAGCCCGAAGCGTTAGCGAGGATGCGCTTCATTTCGGGTTCCGTTCTAGTCCGATTTTGCATCCGGCTTTGCCGCCACGTAGCGAAAGGATGCCGCCGTTGCGGGGCTTCCTCGCTAACGCTTCGGGCTAGTGTGCCCATCGGCGATTAAGACGGAGGCTCAGCGCCCAAGCGGCCCCTTCGTCATTCGGGTTTTGTCATTCCCGCGCCGTACTTGCGTTGCGCTCCAGCGCAGGTTAGCATTCTCGAAACGTTTTCCAGCCTCGTTTTCGAGGTCCGGTCCAGGTTCGATCGCTTGCGATGGCCAACACGCCGTTTCTTGAAATGTATGTGTTTCTGCTGGCCGGCTTTCTCGGCTATCAGATCATCACGCGCGTGCCGGCGCTGTTGCACACGCCGCTGATGTCGGCCACCAACGCGATCTCGGGCATTTCGCTCGTCGGTTCGCTCGTAGCCGCCGGCGCTGGCCGGGGGGCCGTCAGCACGACGCTCGGCGTGCTGGCCGTCACCGCGGCGACGATCAACGTCGTCGGCGGCTTCATGATCACCGACCGGATGCTCAAGATGTTTAAGCGCCAAAACAAGAAATGACCACCGATGATGACGAATGACGAAGCCCGAATGACGAATGACGACTCGCGGCACCGATGGCAGTCCTTTTTTGCATACGTCATTCGTCATTAGTCATTCTTTAGAAATTCGTCATTAGACCTGCGTCATTTTTTTCCTCCCGCCACCCTCATCCTCACGCTTGCCTCAATGGACGCCCGCGACATTTTCATCCAGATCTCCTATCTGGTTGCCTCGGTGCTGTTCATTCTCGGGCTCAAGGGGATGACGGCGCCGGATAAGGCCCGCGGCGGCATGGGGCTCGCCGCGTTGGGAATGCTTGTGGCCGTGATTGGCACGCTGCTCAACGCCCAGATCATCGGCTTTACCTGGATCATCGTCGGTCTCGTGGCCGGCAGCGCGATTGGGGCCGCGATTTCGATCTGGATGCCGATGACGGCCGTCCCGCAGCGCACGGCCATCTCGCATGCTTTCGGCGCCCTGGCCGCCACGCTGGTGGGCATCGAGCACTACCACTACCATCTCGCGCAGCTTCAGGAGGGCCTATCACATGTCGAGATGGCCGCGCTGGGATTCGAAGTGATGTTCGGCTCGCTGACGATCACCGGCAGCTTCATGGCCTTCGGCAAATTGCAAGGTTTTATTCCCAGCGCGCCGATGACCTACAAATTTCAAAATCAGTCGAATATCGGGCTGTTTTGCGTTGCCGTGCTGCTATTTATTACGCTCGTGGTGGTGCCCTCCACGGCGGCAATTCACCCGGTGCTGTTTTATCTGATGGTGGTGGTGGGGATTGTTGTCGGCGTGCTGATCGTGTTGCCGATCGGCGGGGCCGACATGCCGGTGGTGATTTCGCTGTTGAATTCGTATGCCGGCTTGGCATCATCGGCCACGGGCTTTGCCCTGCAAAACAATGTTCTGATCATCGCCGGGGCCCTCGACGGCGCGAGCGGGTTCATCCTTTCGATCCTGATGAGCCGGGCCATGAACCGTTCATTCGGCAACGTGCTCTTCGGTGCATTCGGCGGAGCGGCGGCCGGCGGACCGGCGGCCGCCCAATCGAGCGAAGGAAGAACCGTCCGCAGCATTACGGTCGACGACGCGGCGATTCAATTGGCCTACGCGCGGCATGTGATCGTCATTCCGGGCTACGGCATGGCCGTGGCGCATGCGCAGCACGAGGTGCGCGAGTTGGCCGAGCAGATCGAGGAGCGCGGGGGCGAGGTGAAGTTCGCGATCCATCCGGTGGCGGGCCGAATGCCGGGCCACATGAACGTGCTCTTGGCCGAGGCCGACGTGCCCTACGACAAGCTGTGCGAAATGGACGATATCAACGGCGAATTCCCCCGGGCCGACGTGGCGCTGGTGATCGGGGCCAACGACGTGGTGAACCCCGCCGCCCGCACCGATCCTTCGAGCCCGATCCACGGCATGCCGATTCTGAATGCCGATCAAGCACAAAGCATCATCGTGCTGAAGCGGAGCATGAATCCCGGCTTCGCCGGCATCGAAAACGCGCTCTTCTACAATCCCAAATGCGCGCTGCTCTTCGGCGACGCAAAAAGCTCGCTGGCGAAACTCGTCGCCGCCGTAAAAGCGGCGTGACTAGAAGGGGCTCGGGCAGAGAACAGTTTGGAGTGCACGCTTTGGCGTGTTGCTTGCCGCGGGGCCAGCCCCGTTCAACGGGGCTGGCGGTGGGCCGACCGCAGATGCGTCGCCACGTCATCGGCGGTTGCATTCACACATGCCGTTTGACCACCCGCCTATCGCCGTAAAAATTCCGGCCAGATGGCGTCGCTCACCAACAGGCCCTCGCGCGTTAGTCGCAGTGTTTTGCCGTCGTCTTCAAGCATGCCGAGATCGATGTAGCGGCGCAAGGCCGGGCCGACGAGGGCGTCGACGGTGAAGCCGCTGCGTTCGGCGAACCAGCGGCGATCGACCCCCGCAATGCGGCGCAGGGCGAAGACCAGCAATTCGCGGGCTCGGTCTTCCGGCGGCAACTGTTCTCGCTCGGCGATCGGGGATTGGCCGGCCCGGATGCGCTTGATATACGTGGTCGTGCTGCGATGGTTCGTCTCGCGGATGCCGGCGATATAGCGCGTCGCGCCGGGGCCGGCGGCGGCGTAGGGCTCGCCAGACCAATAGGCTTCGTTGTGCCGGCAACGGCGGCCCGGGCCGGCAAAGTTCGACACTTCGTAGTGCTCCAGCCCGGCGGCCGTCAGGAGATCGATGCCTTCGAGGTACATCGATCGCTCGAGGTCTTCCTCGGCGCGGAAGAGTTGGCCGTGCGAAAGGCGGTTCCAAAACGTGGTGCCGCGTTCGAATGTGAGCCCATAGGTGGAAACATGATCGGGCGCGAGGGCCAATGCCGCATCGAGATCGGCCCGCCAGTCGGCGAGCGTTTCGCCCGGTACGCCGAAAATCAAATCGAGGGCGAGTTGCATGCCGGACCGGCGAACCAAGCGAGCAGCGCGCTCGATATCGATCGGTGAATGATCGCGTTCGAGCGTGCGAAGCTTTTTCTCTTGGAACGATTGGGCGCCGAGGCTGATGCGCGTAACGCCGTGTTCGGCCAACACGGCAATCAATTCCGCAGTGACGTCGGCCGGGTTGGCTTCGACACTGAATTCATGGCCCGGCGCGGGCGGATACCAGTGGAGCACGAGTGCCAAGAGCCGCGCGAGCTGCGCGGGCGGAAGCTGCGTCGGCGTGCCGCCGCCGAAGAAGAGCGTGTCGACCGCTTGCGGCTTGCACGGTTTGCCGAGCCCCGTCAATTCGCATTCGATGGCCGAAAGATAGGGGTCCGCCAGATCGAGCCGGCCGGCGACGAGCGTGAAATTGCAATATCCGCAGCGATGAGCGCAGAAGGGGACGTGGATATAGACGGCGCGCGGCGGGGCGGATAAAGCAGGCCGCGGCGCGAGGGGGTCAGGCACATTTTTCGGCGGTACGAACATCGGCAGGTTCCGGCCGCGGTGGGCCGAAAAATGAGCCAGACCCCAATGAACAAACCCCGATGGCCAGGCCCCAGTGGCGCTTACAGCCACACGTGCAGGCGGCCGCCGAGGAGGCCGGGAAACGCTCGCTCGACGAGGCGGTGGATGCGGCTGTCGACATACCGTGTGCTGAAGTGCGATAGGATGATCACTTCATTCTTGAACCGATCGCGGCGCTCGACCAGGTCGTCCAAATGCGTATGTCCGAATTTGTGGATGCGATCCTTGCGGTGCGACGGAGCGACAAACGTCAGCTCGGTAATCAGCACCCGGGCTTCGTACATCGCCGGGCATTCATCGAGCCCCTCCGGCGCGCTATCGCCGAGAAAGGCCAGGATCGGCACGCGAATCTCCTCGGTCACTTCGGTGCCGCCCAATCGCAAATCGCGGATCCGATCGCCGGGCAGATCGTGAAATTCGGGCTTCAGCTTCCGGCGGCGGTCCCACACCACATAGCCCAGCGAGGGAATCGTGTGCCGCGTCGCGGAGACGGTGACGACATGCTCGCGCGACAATTCAATCACGTCGCCCGGCCGGGTGGCAATCAAGCGGCAAGGCATTCGGCCTCGATCGAGCCGTGTAAACAATTTTAGCAACCGTTCGACGGTTTCCACCGCTGCCTCGGGCAGGTAGATCGTCGGCGGTTCCATTTTCATCATACGCCGCCGGGCAACATAGACCGGCAAGGCCGCGATGTGGTCGAGATGCGTGTGGCTGACGAACCACACCGCGGTGCTCATGAACGACCAGGGTTGAGCGCCGAAGTCGAAGCCGATTTTCAACTCGGGAATTCGCCAATAGGTTTGCACCGCCGCCCGAGAGTAGCCCTCGATCGTCAGACCCTTGTATTCGAGCGTGCGCAGCGGCGAATTGTCGACCATGGGGAAGTGTGTCTGTCGGTGCTTCGTGAAGGGGTGAACCGTGGGTGCGCGTCGGCCGGTCCGCGGTCCTGAAGTCTATAATTCAGGCGCTTCGTCCGAAAGGGCCGCGTATCGCAGCAGGCACACTCCGTGGGCCGTCCGCCGCGCAATGCGGGCAGCGGATCCGGGAGCGGCAACGGCACGCCGGGCGACGTAGCGCACAAAGCAGCGCAGACGGCAAGCGGAGCATGCCTGCTACGGAGCGTTCTGCCGTCTCGCATTGCTTGCCGTGCGGCCGATGCTAAAATTTCGGCCGGCGTTTGAGGCGTCGAACGATTCACGCCCGCCAAGCCAAGGGTAAACTTATGCCGTGGCTGTGGACAGATAAGCCGTTCGTTCTGTTCGGCCCGGCACATCTCGCGGCCATCGGCCTGTCGGCGGCCGCGGGAATTCTTTTGGCCCTTGCCGCGCGCGCGCTCCGCGGCCGCACCGTTCGCGGGCAGCCGGCTCAGCAACTGCTCAGCCGATCGCTCGCCGTGATCATGCTCATCGTGGTCGGGGCGGCGCAAGCGATCATGCTGCTGCCGGAGCATTTTGTCGTCGGCCGATCGTTGCCGCTGCAGATTTGCGACTTGGCTTGGATGGTGGCCATCTACGCGCTATGGACCAATCGCCGCCTGGCCTTCGCGGTCGTCTACTATTGGGGCCTGACGGCCACGGTGCTGGCAATGCTTACGCCCGATTTGAAACAGGGTTTTCCGCATTTTTATTTCTTGCTGTTCTACCTCGGGCATGGCTCGGTCGTGGCCGCGGCAATTTATCTCTGCTGGGGAGTCGGCCTGCGGCCCGATTGGCGGTTGTATCGCTTCACGGCGCTCGTGACGATCGTTTACGCGGTGTGCATTTATTTCGTGAACGACTTGCTCGGCACCGACTATTTTTGCGTGAACCGCAAGCCGGCCCCCGGGACGATGCTCGATTATTTTGGTCCGTATCCCATGTATATCCTCGTCAGCGCGCTGATCGCGCTATCGGCCTGGGCCGCGCTCACCTGGCCGTGGCAATTGCTCGCCGCCCGCCGCGGCAAGATTCGTCGCTCCGTCGCGGGGGAACGACCGTAGTCGCGTTCCGTGCTGCTTTCGTCTTCCCCCCCAGCCCAGCACAGCGTGATCGCGGCGGATTTGTTACTGCCGACTTGAGTCAAAACTCAAAAAGTTTCGGTCCGGCAATTCGCCCGATGCTCGGTCGGCTTGTTCGGGCCGCCACATTGGACTATCTTGAGACTGGCAGCGGGCGTACGAGGGAGCGATCGACGACGGTAAGGGAGATGCTGCCACCGGTCCGGCCCTTGTGCTTACGATCATAGGGCACGAAACTGTCGACCCACCTTCAGTTCTTCGAACATGCTCTCGCCGCGGCCTGGCCACCGAGCCATTGGCAAGACATGCGGGTTCTTGTCGCCGTATCTGGCGGTGCCGATAGCGTCGCGCTATTGCGGGCCGTCGTGGCCTTGAAAACCGCGGGCGGCGGCCGGCTTGCCGTCGCTCATTTCAACCACCGACTGCGGGCCGACGCGGGCCAGGATGCCCAATTTGTCGCTGATCTCGCGCTGCGGTTGCATCTCGAATGCGAGATTGGCGAGGCCGACACGGCCGCCGCTGCCCGAGCCACCGGCGATGGCCTCGAAGCCGCGGCGCGGAGCGAGCGGTACCGTTTCCTGCAAGCCGCGGCCGAGCGAATCGGCGCGCGCTACGTCGTTACGGCCCACACGGCCGACGATCAGGTCGAGACGATCTTGCACCGGATCCTTCGCGGCACCGGCATCGGCGGCTTGGCGGGAATGCGGCGCAGCAGGCGGTTGAGCGATGCGGTCAGCTTGATTCGCCCGCTGCTCGGGCTCGGCCGGGTGGACGTGTTGGCGTATCTCGCGGAGCTCGGTCAGCCCTATCGCGACGACCCGAGCAATGCGAGCCATGCGCATACGCGAAACCGAATTCGGCATTCACTGCTGCCGCTTCTTGCGGCAGATTACAACCGGGACGTGCGATCAGCCCTGTTGCGCCTCGGCGCCGCGGCCGGCGACGCGCAGCGGATCATCGACCGCCTCGTCGGCCAATTGCTCGAAAGTGCCGTTTCGTTTGCGGGTCGCTGCCGGGCAAGCGTCGATTGCGATCGGCTGGCAGGCGAAGATCGGCATCTGGTGCGAGAGCTGTTCGTCGCCATCTGGCGGCGTCAAGGTTGGCCGCAGCAGGCGATGACTTTCGCACATTGGGACCGATTGGCCGACGTGGCATTGGCGGCGCCGCTTCCGCCCAGTCCGATTCGCCACGGACACAACCTGCCGGGGGCGGTGGTGGCGGAACGGGCG
Above is a window of Pirellulales bacterium DNA encoding:
- the hemW gene encoding radical SAM family heme chaperone HemW gives rise to the protein MFVPPKNVPDPLAPRPALSAPPRAVYIHVPFCAHRCGYCNFTLVAGRLDLADPYLSAIECELTGLGKPCKPQAVDTLFFGGGTPTQLPPAQLARLLALVLHWYPPAPGHEFSVEANPADVTAELIAVLAEHGVTRISLGAQSFQEKKLRTLERDHSPIDIERAARLVRRSGMQLALDLIFGVPGETLADWRADLDAALALAPDHVSTYGLTFERGTTFWNRLSHGQLFRAEEDLERSMYLEGIDLLTAAGLEHYEVSNFAGPGRRCRHNEAYWSGEPYAAAGPGATRYIAGIRETNHRSTTTYIKRIRAGQSPIAEREQLPPEDRARELLVFALRRIAGVDRRWFAERSGFTVDALVGPALRRYIDLGMLEDDGKTLRLTREGLLVSDAIWPEFLRR
- the tilS gene encoding tRNA lysidine(34) synthetase TilS, yielding MRVLVAVSGGADSVALLRAVVALKTAGGGRLAVAHFNHRLRADAGQDAQFVADLALRLHLECEIGEADTAAAARATGDGLEAAARSERYRFLQAAAERIGARYVVTAHTADDQVETILHRILRGTGIGGLAGMRRSRRLSDAVSLIRPLLGLGRVDVLAYLAELGQPYRDDPSNASHAHTRNRIRHSLLPLLAADYNRDVRSALLRLGAAAGDAQRIIDRLVGQLLESAVSFAGRCRASVDCDRLAGEDRHLVRELFVAIWRRQGWPQQAMTFAHWDRLADVALAAPLPPSPIRHGHNLPGAVVAERAGAMISLTSLE
- a CDS encoding TIGR02206 family membrane protein; protein product: MPWLWTDKPFVLFGPAHLAAIGLSAAAGILLALAARALRGRTVRGQPAQQLLSRSLAVIMLIVVGAAQAIMLLPEHFVVGRSLPLQICDLAWMVAIYALWTNRRLAFAVVYYWGLTATVLAMLTPDLKQGFPHFYFLLFYLGHGSVVAAAIYLCWGVGLRPDWRLYRFTALVTIVYAVCIYFVNDLLGTDYFCVNRKPAPGTMLDYFGPYPMYILVSALIALSAWAALTWPWQLLAARRGKIRRSVAGERP
- a CDS encoding NAD(P)(+) transhydrogenase (Re/Si-specific) subunit beta, with translation MDARDIFIQISYLVASVLFILGLKGMTAPDKARGGMGLAALGMLVAVIGTLLNAQIIGFTWIIVGLVAGSAIGAAISIWMPMTAVPQRTAISHAFGALAATLVGIEHYHYHLAQLQEGLSHVEMAALGFEVMFGSLTITGSFMAFGKLQGFIPSAPMTYKFQNQSNIGLFCVAVLLFITLVVVPSTAAIHPVLFYLMVVVGIVVGVLIVLPIGGADMPVVISLLNSYAGLASSATGFALQNNVLIIAGALDGASGFILSILMSRAMNRSFGNVLFGAFGGAAAGGPAAAQSSEGRTVRSITVDDAAIQLAYARHVIVIPGYGMAVAHAQHEVRELAEQIEERGGEVKFAIHPVAGRMPGHMNVLLAEADVPYDKLCEMDDINGEFPRADVALVIGANDVVNPAARTDPSSPIHGMPILNADQAQSIIVLKRSMNPGFAGIENALFYNPKCALLFGDAKSSLAKLVAAVKAA
- a CDS encoding NAD(P) transhydrogenase subunit alpha, which codes for MANTPFLEMYVFLLAGFLGYQIITRVPALLHTPLMSATNAISGISLVGSLVAAGAGRGAVSTTLGVLAVTAATINVVGGFMITDRMLKMFKRQNKK
- a CDS encoding MBL fold metallo-hydrolase; this encodes MVDNSPLRTLEYKGLTIEGYSRAAVQTYWRIPELKIGFDFGAQPWSFMSTAVWFVSHTHLDHIAALPVYVARRRMMKMEPPTIYLPEAAVETVERLLKLFTRLDRGRMPCRLIATRPGDVIELSREHVVTVSATRHTIPSLGYVVWDRRRKLKPEFHDLPGDRIRDLRLGGTEVTEEIRVPILAFLGDSAPEGLDECPAMYEARVLITELTFVAPSHRKDRIHKFGHTHLDDLVERRDRFKNEVIILSHFSTRYVDSRIHRLVERAFPGLLGGRLHVWL